Genomic segment of Notolabrus celidotus isolate fNotCel1 chromosome 1, fNotCel1.pri, whole genome shotgun sequence:
CCAAATGTCTGAAGACAAATACTGAGACAATGTATGAATGTCTCAGTACTGTGAATACAGAGCAGAGATGTCAGCTGTGCTAAATAGGAGAGTCTGCCAAATGCTGTAAATGTATTTCTGATGTAACTGGTGCTTGTGtctcactttgtgtgtgtgtgtccatgtgactgtgtgtgagtttgtgtgagcAGCTACATTCACAGTCTTTTTCATAATAGCCTTAAGTACAGAATGCTGATAGCATAAAAGATCCTTGGGGTCTTTTTAACTGTTACATAATAAATAGCATTTGTGGGCTGCTGTGTTCTAAAAGGCAGTGGATGTTAAgtactgaaataaaatatttaagacACACGATTTCATCACTCCTGAATATTTACCTTCTTCTGTCGGCTGAAAAGAAACACTGGAGATTACAGCAAAACACTCTTATCTCGTTGGTTTTCTTCTTGAAATGTACTCagactttctctctttctctcatttcaAATTTCACTTTGTTAGTAAGCACAATGCATTCTTTCATATCCCATGTAACTtcacaaagacatgttttttttttcaatcctgGTTTAGGGAAGAAACTGGTGAGGTATGATGTtgtatgtctttgtttgtttgctttctttaatccccccctctcttcttttcttgtgTCTCTGACAGAACAGTGAGCCGCCATGCTGCGAGCCACAAATCCTCCACCTGTGGCCAGGATATGAGATCGATGGTGTGACAACAAAAGGCTGTTATTGAGCTGAAGCCATTGCAGAATCCCTGTTCTATCACTGCAATCAAAGTTCCACAGAAAAAAACTCTCTTGGTATAACAAAGTCCTTATCTGAAAAGGAAGCCTAGACAttgtagttttgtttgttgtttctgaaGCTGCTGTAACATGCTAACACTGCTAATACAGATAGAATACAGTGTTTGAATGGCATCAAGGCAGCACTGAAACAACTTCCTGCACATTTTTGGTCCCAATGATTAATCTACAATCATCATAATCTCCTCTTGTCAGAATCAGCTCCTGTGACCTGTACGGATCATGAGGCCAACTCTAATACTTCTGCAGACACAgtgtctcctgtgtgtgttcattggTGTATGTGTGCCAGCTGTTGTTGTGGGCTCGCTTCCTCACGCACTACCATGGCATGTCTCCTGCCCAGTCCGGTGCGTGTGTCAGATCAAGCCATGGTTCTCCCCGGATTCTGTCTACCATGAGGCTCCCACTGTGGATTGCAACGACCTGCTGATGACCAAGCTTCCTTTACCCAtaccccccaacacacacaccctgcgcCTGCAGAGTAACCTCCTGTCTGAGATCGACACTGCAGTGCTGCACAGActaccaaacctcacagacctTGACCTTTCTCAGAATCGCTTCAGCCGCGTCAGGACAATAACTAAGAGTTCCCCCATTCCCTCCCTGCTTTCTTTACACCTGGAGGAGAACCATCTCAGCCACCTCCCTGaagcctccttctcctcactgCCAAATTTGCAAGAACTCTTTCTCAGCCACAACAACTTACACTCAATATCCCCTAAAGCATTTGTAGGACTGGACTCCCTGCTGCGTCTTCATATCAATAACAACAGACTCATCACAGTCGACCCTCAGTGGTTCAAAGCTTTGCCTAATTTGGAAGTTCTTATGCTTGGGGGGAACCCCGTGGAGGCCTTGCCTGAGCGGGGCTTCCAGGCTCTAAAGTCCCTGCGGAGTCTTGTCCTTGGGGGTATGGGTCTGAGAGGCTTGGCGGAAAAGTCTCTGGAAGGGTTAGAGGGCCTGGAGAGCCTCTCTTTCTATGATAACAAGCTTACAAAGGTCCCCACTCAGGCCCTGAGGAGAGTGCCAGGACTGAAGTTCCTGGACCTCAATAAGAACCGCATCAAACTGATAGAGACAGGGGATTTCAGAGACATGGTGCACCTGAAGGAGCTTGGCCTAAACAACATGGACGAGCTGGTGTCCATTGAGAGAGGAGCCTTGGATAACCTCCCAGAGCTCACCAAACTTGAGATCACCAACAACCCACGACTATCCTACATCCATCCGCAAGCTTTCCTACAGCTGAGCAGGCTGGAGAGTCTGATGCTCAACTCAAACTCTCTGAGCGCTCTACACCAGCACATCGTGCTCTCCCTGCCAAGTCTTCAGGAAGTCAGCTTACACTCCAACCCACTGCGATGTGACTGCCTATTCCACTGGGCAGCTGAAGAGGCCTCTCATCCTCACACTGAAGTAACACAAACACCCCGGATGGTGCGTTTCATCCAACCTCAGGCCACACTGTGCTCTGAACCCCCAGAGCTGCGAGCTCGCAGGGTTAGGGAGGTCTCCTCCAGGGAGATGTCTGCCTCATGCCTCCCCATGATCCCTTCCAGCTCCCTTCCTTCCTATGTTGGGGTAAGAGAAGGAGGAAAACTTGTCCTGCACTGCCGTGCTCTTGCAGATCCACAGCCTGAACTGTATTGGGTGACTCCCTCTGGGCTCAAACTTGGTCCTGTACCGATCGGTGCATCCAAAAGTTCACCAGCTCCTGATCCCTGCCACAGAATTACAGTCTCTGAGGGATTCAATCAGACAACCGCCTCCAGCGTCTCAACTAGCCATACTCAAGCTCAAACTCACATTCGCTGTAGCCCCTCCAAACACTACCGGCTACTGCCTGAGGGGACTCTAGAGATGAACAAGGTGACCCTCAGCGAGGCAGGGTTGTATACCTGTGTAGCTGAGAATGTACTGGGTGCAGATACACGCAGTGTGACTGTGGGTGTGCAtggcagagaaaagaaaagaaagaagggagtgGCTGTGAATGCGAATGTGAAAGGATATCAACCAGTCAGAGTGGATCCAGGGTTAGAGGTTAGAGAGGTTGGGCAACACTACGCTATCCTCTCCTGGCAGAACGGACACAACCTCCCATCGACTCGTCTATCGTGGCAAGCCATATactcaaatgcacacacaccaacgTATACAACACGAATCCTGGCTGGTACACAGAGCTTCAACCTGACTCACCTGCAAGCAGAAACATTTTACAGAGTGTGTCTACATTTGGGGATCAGTGAGGGGGACAAGCATGCCAGCAGGAGATCAAGAGAGAGCAGAACGCCTCAGTGTGTTTCATTCAGAACAAAAGATGTACCAGAGCCTCAGCCCAGCCTGCAGATTAGCCCTGAGCTGACCTCCACCGCAGTCACACTCTTGCTCCTTGCACTCATACTGATGCTGCTGGCAGGCCAAGGCTGGGATACGGAGCCTGGTGAGGGGGCAGGAAAGCAACACATCACCATTCTCCAGGAAATCAAGAGTCCCAAGGCTTTAATAATCAATCAAACAGGGAGCGATGAAAATCCAACTAAACAGAGTCATAAATGTGTGTTGAATCTGGACTGCTGAGACATTTGTTTgtgtcaaataaagacaaaaccaTATTCACAGACACATAtacaaaatgtgaaatacatACACTTTGTGAATCACAGCTAGAAGGGAGGAGTCATAGCTCAGAGCAGTGGTGTAGAAagagatttgtatttattttatataccgTATAAAGTATATATTGACATTGTTTCTGTGTAAAGATGTATTGTACAGAATGCCTAAACCCTAAACAGGGAAATAAAACTGGACAATCATACTCCTGCGACACAGTGagtaaacacaggagaaacaaATGGATGTGAGCAGTTTATGACCACCGAACTGGAACTAAAGAAAAACCTGCTTCAATCCAGAGACTGATATTCACAGAGGACAGCGGATCAGGCCTCcagggtattttttttttcatctttcatgCGTATACATGGCACAGACTTTCTTCAAGCAGACTGAATGAAGTTCCTGCATTGATGTTAACAACCTTTTTGCTTAGCTTTCAGTATCTTGGACTGGGTTGTCAACATATTACAGTATACTCATCCAAATGTCCTGCCTAAACTCCCACATCATCTCTCAGCATAAAAGTGATCTTAAAGTGATTGTGTTAAATTCTATTTTGAGCTATTATACAAtaaactctttttaatttacaCAATTTCTACTCTTTATTGTCGTTTTCTTGCTTCAACtgactttaaaaattaaaataaaacagaataactaTTTGAATAGGGACTAGTCATAAAAATAGATTAGGACACATTACAGCAGgtgtatggggcgccgtttgtaaagttgtgcgcactgaaaataacagcaacatttctccagatttagctccaaaacgtcatgaaaatgtagagtgaatttttaaaagtcactttttttaatcacatttagaggaatatttgtgatcttcttcacattaaatttttttgtgaaaaatatattaagttaaaataattgttaaatcccaatgctaaatctaaatctagatgttaaatctaaatttaaatgctaaatataaatataaatgttaaatataaatctcaatgttaaatataaatctaaatgcttaatataaatataaatgttaaatataaatctaaatgttaaatgttaaatctaaatgttaaatgttgctctgcgatcctaaatatttagcagatatgcagaaataccaaaataaaagcttcataaagatatacagacttagcaatagcaacttagcttgtccgtaccattgactgggtcagttctgtctctgatagtctccaaaactgcctatccAGCATTTTTACATCGGGCAGTCCGGCTGTAATCCATTGGAgtcatactgacagactatgattgggatatctgtatcgctttatgaagcttttattttggtacttccgcgaggcagcagtgtgaatctgcatatcagataaatatttaggatagcagagcaacatttaacatttagattttacatttaacatttagatttatgtttagcattaagatttatatttaacacttagatttatatttaacatttagatttagatttaacattagatttatatttaacatttagatttatatttaacatttggatttatattaagcatttagatttagatttaacatttatatttatatttaacatttagctctatatttaacatttagatttatatttagcatttagatttatatttaacatttagattgacatttaacatttagattgacatttaaaatttagatttagatataatatttagatttaaatttaacatttagatttatatttaacatttatattttacatttaacatttagatttttatttagcatttagatttatatctaacatttatatttgacatttatatttatatttaatatttatatttaaattttaaatttagatttatatttaacatttagattaatatttaacatttatatttatatttaatatttatatttaaatttaaaatttagatttatatgtaacatttagattaatatttagcatttagatttcaatttaacatttagatttatgtttagcatttagatttagattcaacatttatattattttattttattttattattatattacattataagCTTG
This window contains:
- the LOC117811826 gene encoding leucine-rich repeat neuronal protein 2-like — protein: MRPTLILLQTQCLLCVFIGVCVPAVVVGSLPHALPWHVSCPVRCVCQIKPWFSPDSVYHEAPTVDCNDLLMTKLPLPIPPNTHTLRLQSNLLSEIDTAVLHRLPNLTDLDLSQNRFSRVRTITKSSPIPSLLSLHLEENHLSHLPEASFSSLPNLQELFLSHNNLHSISPKAFVGLDSLLRLHINNNRLITVDPQWFKALPNLEVLMLGGNPVEALPERGFQALKSLRSLVLGGMGLRGLAEKSLEGLEGLESLSFYDNKLTKVPTQALRRVPGLKFLDLNKNRIKLIETGDFRDMVHLKELGLNNMDELVSIERGALDNLPELTKLEITNNPRLSYIHPQAFLQLSRLESLMLNSNSLSALHQHIVLSLPSLQEVSLHSNPLRCDCLFHWAAEEASHPHTEVTQTPRMVRFIQPQATLCSEPPELRARRVREVSSREMSASCLPMIPSSSLPSYVGVREGGKLVLHCRALADPQPELYWVTPSGLKLGPVPIGASKSSPAPDPCHRITVSEGFNQTTASSVSTSHTQAQTHIRCSPSKHYRLLPEGTLEMNKVTLSEAGLYTCVAENVLGADTRSVTVGVHGREKKRKKGVAVNANVKGYQPVRVDPGLEVREVGQHYAILSWQNGHNLPSTRLSWQAIYSNAHTPTYTTRILAGTQSFNLTHLQAETFYRVCLHLGISEGDKHASRRSRESRTPQCVSFRTKDVPEPQPSLQISPELTSTAVTLLLLALILMLLAGQGWDTEPGEGAGKQHITILQEIKSPKALIINQTGSDENPTKQSHKCVLNLDC